The Microcystis aeruginosa NIES-843 sequence CGCCAAACCGTCCTGTCATCACTGTTGATCGACAAATCCATCTCTGCAAAGGTGACGAACTGCATCGGGACGATATCAAGCCAGCCCTGAGTTGCGATCGCACCCAAGAAAACCAAGGCATGACCTTTGAGATTGTGATCAATCAAAAAAATCATACTTTCGACTCACGCTTTGCCTTAGCCACTCGAAGCTTTTCCCAAGCAGCCTCGGAGCCTGGCTTAGGTGGTTGCGCAGCAATACGGGCAACTCGCTCACGATTTTGCTCTTCGTAATACTGTCGGAGTTCTTCAGCTTCTTTGAGAACTTGCTGGTACTCAGCTTCCACATCCGCACGATGAGCCTCAATATAAGCCAGGGCAGTGTTAATTTGCTCTTCCGTCAGATCAAATAATCCCTGAATGAACTTAGGTGGATATTGAGCAGTCACATAATCCATTACATCATAGAGGGTGATGCGGGTTCCTGCGATTGTCAGTCCTCGCTCTGTACGAATGATAGCGGTTTTTCCATTAGATGCGAGCGTCATAGCTATAGTCTCAGTCTTTCACCATCTCATTCCATATTACCGCATGAAAAAGTAAGGTGAGCAAACGCCCACCCTGACTACTAATTCGCAAGCTCTTTAATCCTCGACCCAGACCTTCAAAATGTATTTCAGCCTCGTTCCTGCATCTAGCCAGTAGTGAACTCCAATATCTGGCAATTCAGTATCATTTGTGTGAGCATCACCAGGCCCCGTACTACAAGATCGGCGATCAAATTTAGACCACAGCTTCAATCAATGGGTGTGGTGCGTTCCCCAAAATCGATCAGTGGAGCAGTAGGAGCCACATTAGGGAACGCACCCTACAAGAGCGGCGATCTGCTATGCAGTGCCTTCGGCATCGCACTGACAATTAGGCTCATTCTAGCGATGATTCTTCGATCTGACCGCACCCCTTAACAGAAACTTACAGTTATTCGACCTTTTGCGATCGCTATCGGGAGATAGTTGTTTTTTGTTAGAGCAGTATGGAGCAGTCTAACTGATGGCTATATTTCCAGATTATCGCCCGCAGGAAACCAATCTTCATCGAGAATTTGTTCAAGGGAACCAATGGGAATAACGGGGAAAGTATCGAGGGGTAATTGAGAGCGGTCACTGGCATTTTTTCGGGCTGAAAGATAACATTCATCAAAAATTTCCAAAAGATAAGGTTTCAGACTAGGACTATCTTTAAGTTCATCTAATATATCGAGACGAAAAGTTCTAATCTCTCCCTTCCAGTGACCTTCGTTTCTCTCTCTTTCTGCCGCCCAATATTTGAGCTTAAGTAAATGTTCTAATAATCGGGTTAACAGACTTTTAATTGTGCGCTTTTCACTCCTTCCCATACTTGCTAATTCCTCTAGTAAATTCTCTAAATCTACCCGCTCAAACTGTCTGGCTTGCAGTTGATTAATAGTAGTTCTAATCCAGAGATAAAAGTCTTCTTCGTACAGGGTTTTATTATCCATAATTTACCTCTATATATTACTCGTGGTTATTAGTGGGAAACCAATCTTCATCGAGAATTTGTTCAAGGGAACCAATGGGAATAGGGGGGAAAGTATCAAGAGGTAATTGAGTTCTAACTTGAGCCTCTTTTCTAGCAAATTGATAGCATTCCTCAAAGATTTCCAGAATATAGGGTTTTAAACTAGGGCTATCTTTAATTTCTTCGATTATTTGTCGGCGAAAGTTGATAATTTCCCCTTTCCAGTGACCCTCATTTCTAGATTTTTCTCCTGTCCAGTAAGTTAGTTTCAGCAAATGTACCAGTAATTGAATCAAAAGATTTTCGATTTTGCGCTTTTCACTCCTTCCCATACTTGCTAATTCCTCCAGTAAATTCTCTAAATCTACCCGCTCAAACTGTCTCGCTTGCAGTTGATTAATAGTAGTTCTAATCCAGAGATAAAAGTCTTGTTCGTACAGGGTTTTATTATCCATAATTGACCTCTATATATTACTCATGGTTATTAGTGGGAAACCAATCTTCATCGAGAATTTGTTCAAGGGAACCAAGGGGAATAGCGGGGAAAGTATCGAGGGGTAATTGAGAGCGATCACTAGCATCTTTTCTAGCAAATTGATAGCATTCCTCAAAGATTTCCAAAAGATAGGGTTTGAGACTAGGGCTATCTTTAACTTCTTTGATTATTTGTCGGCGAAAGTTTCTAATTTCCCCTTTCCAGTGACCCTCATTTCTAGCTTTTTCTCCTGTCCAGTAGGTTAGTTTCAGCAAATGTACCAGCAATTGAATCAAAAGATTTTCGATTTTGCGTTTTTCACTCCTTCCCATACTTGCTAACTCCTCCAGTAAATTATCTAAATCTACCCGCTCAAACTGTCTGGCTTGCAGTTGATTAATAGTAGTTCTAATCCAGAGATAAAAGTCTTGTTCGTACAGAGTTTTATTTTCCATAAATACTCACTTAAACTAAATAAAACGGGGATAATCATAAAACTTAACTATACAAACTAGCCACATATTCACCATAGCCATTATAGGGCAGAGTTTCGATAATTTCCCAAGATAAATCACTTCTACTGCCGATAAATTTCTCCGTTGCTTGCGACCAACGGGGATGGGGTTTACTAGGGTTCACATTAGCCTCAAAATCGTATTCGTGAGCGTCAATTGTGTTCCAGTAGGTGGCGGGTTGTTTGGCGGTAAATTCAATTTTTACTATCGATTTTGCTCCTTTAAAACCGTATTTCCAAGGAATAACCATTCGCAAGGGTGCGCCCTGTTGTTTCGGTAAATCATGACCGAAAATTCCCACAGCAAAGAAAGCTAATTCGTTGGCCATTTCTTCAATTCTTAAACCTTCTGTATAGGGCCATGGTAAGGCTCCTAAATGTAATCCTGGCCCCTGGGTAATTTCTGGATTATAAAAGGAAGTAAAACGGACGAATTTAGCTTCTGGTTTTGGTTCCACTGCCGCAATTAAAGCACTCATGGGAAAACCCAGCCAAGGTAAGACCATTGACCAAGCTTCCACACAACGAAAACGATAGATTCTTTCTTCGAGAGGAAAGGTTTTTTTTATAGTATCTATATCGTAGGTTTGGGGATTTTTTACCAATCCTCCCACTTCTACCGTCCAGGGATTCGTCGGTAGTTTCTGCGCTTTTAACCAGATATTTTTCCCCCCTCCGAACTCATAAAAATTATTATATCTCCCCGCTACAGTTTCGGCAGCTATGGGGCGATTTACCGTTAAAAACTGCGGATTCTTGCTGAAACCTTCAATTTTAGGTAATTGCAAACTTTTTTCTAAAGCTTCCGAGGAGGAGGATTTACCACAAGCAGTTAATAATAGGGAACTCCCCGCAATTCCTGTCCCGATTAACCCCTGTAAAAAGCGACGACGGTTAAAATAAACACTTTCGGAAGTGACTTCATTTTCGGAAATTTGCCAGGATTTAGCTAAACGAATTAAGACCATAATTAGGATTTGCTGAAAAAGTTTGTTGGTGGGGTTAGGAGTCGGTCGTCAGGAGTCAGTAGCCGGTCGTCGGGAGTTTCAGGCTTTGTTGCCCTCTCTTTTTTGTACCAACTTATGTACTACAACAAGGATAATGCAAGGTTTTTGATGGTCCCAATCCGATTTTCGCAGCATGAACATCGGATTTTAACAGGTCAAAAGCCTTATTTTAAAAGGGTTTTCCCATTATTCAGCAAGCCCTAATTATTCCCAATTTTATTGACAAAAAAACAGAGTTATGATATGGGATACCACAACTCTGATTGTACAATAGTTTGTCAGTTTTTTTAAGAAATTTCGGCGAGCATGGGGGCAGTCACCAGAGGTTCCCGTCGTCCTTTTAAGACCATGGGAACTCCTCGCGAGGGAGCAAGGGTGACACCGCGACGACTGGGTTTTTCGGGGGTATTATTAACTAGAGTTAACTGATAATTAGCCAAAATTGTGGCGATAGCGATTTTCATCTCGTAGATAGCTAAAACTTCCCCGATACAACGACGCGCCCCACCACCAAAAGGCATATATTCATAGGGGGTGAATTGTTTTTCTAAAAAGCGTTCCGGTTTAAAAGTATGGGAATCGGGGAAAGTTTGCTCGCGGTGGTGAGCTAGATAAATACAACCCATAAGAATTGTCCCTTTTTCTAAAGGATAACCATCTAGTTCTACCGGTTTTTCCACTACTCGCGGAAAAGTTAACATTCCCACGGGATGAATGCGTAAAGTTTCCGAACAAACCGCCGAAAGATAGGGTAATCGAGTTATATCAATGGGGTTAGGATTATCTCCTAAAGTGGCTATTTCTTGCAGAATTTTTGCTTGAATTTCTGGATAGCGATGAGTCCAGTAGAGCGCCCAAGACATAGCGGTGGCGGTGGTTTCATGACCGGCGAATAATAAGGTCATTAATTCATCGCGCAATTCCTTATCGCTCATCGGGTTGCCTTCTTCGTCCCAGGCCGACATCAGGAGTGATAAAATATCGGTACGATTGGGGTTATGATTAGCTTTTCTTTCGGCAATTTCTGTATAGATAATATCATCAATTTTTTCTTGGTAACGCTGGTATTTTCCCCAGGGACTCCAAGCACCAAAATCAGCCCGCAAAATTGGGAAAAATAACAAAGAAGCCATCACCGGAGAGTTAAAAATATCGAGCATTTCAGCGAGAGTTTTTTTCAGGGTTTGATAACGTTCCCCTTGACTAATTCCAAAAACTGCCTCCATAATTACTTGTAAAGCAATCGCTGTGGTCGCTGAACGGGCCTTAAAAGGTTGATTTTGGGGCAATTCTGCCATTACTCTCAGGGTAATATCGCGGATTAAATCGCCGTAGAAACGCATTCTTTCCCCGTGAAAAGGTGGCAATAAAAGCTGACGGCGTTTTTTGTGGATGTCTCCGTCTAACATGACGACGGAATAATCACCAATAATCGGGGCAATAATCCGATTGGCTTCCCCCGGTGCCGAGAATTGTTTACGGTCATT is a genomic window containing:
- a CDS encoding cytochrome P450 is translated as MKILPKVKAPTFLQMAQWIINPVAFMENAARKHGDIFSTKVGLTVDNFIFVSSPSALQQILTNDRKQFSAPGEANRIIAPIIGDYSVVMLDGDIHKKRRQLLLPPFHGERMRFYGDLIRDITLRVMAELPQNQPFKARSATTAIALQVIMEAVFGISQGERYQTLKKTLAEMLDIFNSPVMASLLFFPILRADFGAWSPWGKYQRYQEKIDDIIYTEIAERKANHNPNRTDILSLLMSAWDEEGNPMSDKELRDELMTLLFAGHETTATAMSWALYWTHRYPEIQAKILQEIATLGDNPNPIDITRLPYLSAVCSETLRIHPVGMLTFPRVVEKPVELDGYPLEKGTILMGCIYLAHHREQTFPDSHTFKPERFLEKQFTPYEYMPFGGGARRCIGEVLAIYEMKIAIATILANYQLTLVNNTPEKPSRRGVTLAPSRGVPMVLKGRREPLVTAPMLAEIS
- the msrP gene encoding protein-methionine-sulfoxide reductase catalytic subunit MsrP — protein: MVLIRLAKSWQISENEVTSESVYFNRRRFLQGLIGTGIAGSSLLLTACGKSSSSEALEKSLQLPKIEGFSKNPQFLTVNRPIAAETVAGRYNNFYEFGGGKNIWLKAQKLPTNPWTVEVGGLVKNPQTYDIDTIKKTFPLEERIYRFRCVEAWSMVLPWLGFPMSALIAAVEPKPEAKFVRFTSFYNPEITQGPGLHLGALPWPYTEGLRIEEMANELAFFAVGIFGHDLPKQQGAPLRMVIPWKYGFKGAKSIVKIEFTAKQPATYWNTIDAHEYDFEANVNPSKPHPRWSQATEKFIGSRSDLSWEIIETLPYNGYGEYVASLYS
- a CDS encoding DUF29 domain-containing protein translates to MENKTLYEQDFYLWIRTTINQLQARQFERVDLDNLLEELASMGRSEKRKIENLLIQLLVHLLKLTYWTGEKARNEGHWKGEIRNFRRQIIKEVKDSPSLKPYLLEIFEECYQFARKDASDRSQLPLDTFPAIPLGSLEQILDEDWFPTNNHE
- a CDS encoding DUF29 domain-containing protein, with protein sequence MDNKTLYEEDFYLWIRTTINQLQARQFERVDLENLLEELASMGRSEKRTIKSLLTRLLEHLLKLKYWAAERERNEGHWKGEIRTFRLDILDELKDSPSLKPYLLEIFDECYLSARKNASDRSQLPLDTFPVIPIGSLEQILDEDWFPAGDNLEI
- a CDS encoding DUF29 domain-containing protein, yielding MDNKTLYEQDFYLWIRTTINQLQARQFERVDLENLLEELASMGRSEKRKIENLLIQLLVHLLKLTYWTGEKSRNEGHWKGEIINFRRQIIEEIKDSPSLKPYILEIFEECYQFARKEAQVRTQLPLDTFPPIPIGSLEQILDEDWFPTNNHE
- a CDS encoding DUF433 domain-containing protein, yielding MTLASNGKTAIIRTERGLTIAGTRITLYDVMDYVTAQYPPKFIQGLFDLTEEQINTALAYIEAHRADVEAEYQQVLKEAEELRQYYEEQNRERVARIAAQPPKPGSEAAWEKLRVAKAKRESKV